A genomic region of Pseudomonas sp. RSB 5.4 contains the following coding sequences:
- a CDS encoding efflux RND transporter periplasmic adaptor subunit, whose protein sequence is MLRRRMLIMLGVVLLVVLVLGGYKAFSIYTMIQGFAKPKPPISVAVGRATEQPWQMRLPTVGTLKALQGVELSLEVAGTVTEIKFESGQKVKAGQPLLQLDSAVETALLETAKADLGLAQLDFGRGSQLVDSRAISKGEYDRLSAVLQKNKATVNQLNASLAKKRILAPFSGTIGIRQVDVGDYLASGTKIATLQDLSSLYADFYVPEQSVPKLAIGQPVQIGVAAYPGQNFPGAISAINPIVESSTRNILVRATLANPDGKLLPGMFASLNVLLPDPQKHIVVPESAITYTLYGNSLYVVGQQKAEDGSVVKDDKGQPVLIAERRFIETGERRDGLVMINKGVQSGEQVVTAGQIKLDNGAHIAISDDKTLGEQNSPPRVD, encoded by the coding sequence ATGCTGCGTCGCCGCATGCTGATCATGTTGGGTGTTGTCTTGCTGGTCGTCCTGGTATTGGGCGGGTACAAAGCCTTTTCGATCTACACCATGATCCAGGGCTTTGCCAAACCGAAACCGCCGATCAGCGTTGCCGTGGGCCGCGCCACCGAACAGCCGTGGCAGATGCGTCTGCCGACCGTCGGCACGCTCAAGGCGCTGCAAGGCGTCGAGCTGAGCCTGGAAGTCGCCGGCACGGTCACCGAGATCAAGTTCGAATCCGGGCAGAAGGTCAAGGCCGGGCAACCGTTGCTGCAACTCGACAGCGCGGTCGAAACCGCCCTGCTGGAAACCGCCAAGGCCGATCTGGGCCTGGCGCAACTGGATTTCGGTCGCGGCAGCCAACTGGTCGACAGCCGCGCGATCTCCAAGGGCGAATACGACCGGCTCTCCGCCGTGTTGCAAAAGAACAAGGCTACGGTCAATCAGCTCAACGCCTCGCTGGCGAAAAAACGCATCCTCGCGCCATTCAGCGGCACCATCGGCATCCGTCAGGTCGATGTCGGCGACTACCTCGCCAGTGGCACCAAAATCGCCACCCTGCAGGACCTGAGCAGCCTCTACGCCGACTTCTATGTACCGGAGCAATCGGTGCCGAAACTGGCCATCGGTCAACCGGTGCAGATCGGCGTCGCGGCCTATCCCGGGCAGAACTTCCCCGGCGCCATCAGCGCGATCAATCCGATTGTCGAGAGCAGCACGCGCAATATTCTGGTGCGCGCGACCCTGGCCAACCCCGACGGCAAGTTGCTGCCGGGCATGTTCGCCAGCCTCAACGTGTTGCTGCCCGACCCGCAGAAACACATCGTCGTGCCGGAAAGCGCGATCACCTACACCCTCTACGGCAACTCGCTGTACGTGGTCGGGCAACAGAAAGCCGAGGACGGCAGCGTGGTCAAAGACGACAAGGGCCAGCCGGTGCTGATCGCCGAGCGCCGTTTCATCGAGACCGGTGAACGCCGCGATGGCCTGGTGATGATCAACAAGGGCGTGCAGAGCGGCGAACAAGTGGTGACCGCCGGCCAGATCAAACTGGACAACGGCGCACACATTGCCATCAGCGACGACAAGACCCTCGGCGAGCAGAACAGTCCGCCTCGCGTCG